The Etheostoma spectabile isolate EspeVRDwgs_2016 chromosome 24, UIUC_Espe_1.0, whole genome shotgun sequence genome contains a region encoding:
- the LOC116674215 gene encoding uncharacterized protein LOC116674215 isoform X1 has protein sequence METDSWKGTRTVVVSGVPDVLPVSRMTDKLTIHFQSYRRSRGGDVEVVRYPTNMDGVAFVTFEKVEEAERVVRKEQQIMMDNEFPDDFLLTVFPFTKDVFLYVPSAMVDLSVFGRDQSSLIQSLRLAHRSLCFRPFHQQMKATIEGPFAAIQGLRQDLICRANQLKSTVSAQTAAAKLKEAPPNPGVISHQEVVGSVSCSGPKAKLGPAGSNCLSTPLQTTGEATEVQSLLSNAKTQNVSSRQKVSHESLAVGSFCNSDREEKRDRSNFEIPSEYRTDRTKANPRQMLKTGIRSLLLDQDLLVAEEMSAKQPGKDDISEKHHSLDRSSATKIRENHTGSCYSSTDNLKGSDQRSSAFTANILQTRLTNLSTSSKSDTEDTKVQPAVCPEDQEDTCVWVDTYTFRYIETFDKKTFDRCLRGLDVSVECEGSDLTRIVLTERQTSKTASRIQQASEDLRSLVEFWLSRLRVQQIDYAEEEQPEKQKLIQICEDVNLLYANVLYMLEDSCIRVIGPAVSSHLHSENFIDEAKRNECNFIYDHRVVQLCCPLSS, from the exons ATGGAGACCGACTCCTGGAAGGGAACTAGGACGGTGGTTGTGTCCGGTGTGCCCGACGTGTTACCCGTTAGCAGGATGACTGACAAGCTGACTATTCATTTCCAAAGCTACAGGAGGAGTCGTGGAGGAGACGTCGAGGTGGTCAGATACCCCACCAACATGGACGGAGTcgcttttgtcacttttgagaAAGTCGAAG AGGCAGAGAGGGTCGTGCGAAAGGAGCAACAGATCATGATGGACAACGAGTTTCCTGACGATTTCCTTCTTACAGTGTTTCCCTTCACTAAAGAT GTGTTTTTATACGTCCCCAGCGCTATGGTTGACCTCTCTGTATTCGGCAGAGATCAGTCGTCGCTGATTCAGAGTCTGCGTTTAGCTCACAGGTCGCTATGTTTCCGTCCTTTCCATCAGCAGATGAAAGCCACCATTGAAGGGCCTTTTGCTGCCATCCAAGGCCTGAGACAGGACCTCATCTGCAGGGCCAACCAGCTTAAATCCACAGTCTCAGCCCAAACTGCTGCCGCCAAACTAAAAGAAGCTCCTCCTAATCCGGGGGTAATATCTCATCAGGAGGTTGTCGGCTCTGTAAGCTGCAGCGGTCCTAAAGCTAAGCTGGGACCAGCAGGCTCAAACTGCTTATCTACGCCGCTGCAGACCACAGGTGAGGCGACTGAAGTCCAAAGCCTGCTCTCCAATGCAAAAACTCAAAATGTTTCTTCAAGGCAAAAGGTTTCCCATGAGAGTTTGGCTGTTGGGAGCTTTTGCAACAGTgatagagaggagaaaagagatcGGTCCAATTTCGAAATTCCCTCAGAATATAGGACGGATAGAACAAAGGCCAACCCCAGACAAATGCTAAAAACAGGCATTAGATCTTTATTATTAGACCAGGACCTGCTCGTAGCAGAGGAAATGTCAGCAAAACAGCCAGGCAAAGATGACATTTCAGAAAAACACCACAGCTTGGACAGGAGTTCAGCAACCAAGATCAGAGAGAATCACACAGGCTCCTGCTACAGCAGTACTGACAATCTGAAGGGATCAGATCAGAGGAGCTCAGCCTTCACCGCTAACATCCTCCAGACCAGGCTTACAAATCTCTCAACGTCCTCCAAGAGCGATACTGAGGACACAAAAGTGCAGCCGGCAGTCTGTCCGGAGGATCAGGAGGATACGTGCGTCTGGGTCGACACATACACATTCAGATACATTGAAACATTTGACAAGAAGACGTTTGACAGATGCTTGAGAGGTCTTGATGTGTCCGTTGAGTGTGAAGGTAGCGACCTCACGCGGATAGTGTTGACTGAGAGGCAAACCTCCAAGACCGCCTCTAGAATCCAGCAGGCGTCGGAGGACCTCAGGAGTTTGGTGGAGTTTTGGCTGTCGAGGTTAAGAGTCCAACAGATCGACTACgctgaggaggagcagcctgagAAACAGAAACTGATTCAAATCTGCGAAGATGTGAATTTGTTGTACGCTAACGTGCTGTACATGTTGGAGGATTCTTGTATAAGAGTCATCGGTCCCGCGGTATCGAGTCACCT ACATTCTGAGAATTTCATAGATGAAGCAAAAAGAAATGAATGTAATTTTATCTACGACCACAGGGTGGTGCAGTTGTGCTGCCCGTTGTCTTCATAA
- the LOC116674215 gene encoding uncharacterized protein LOC116674215 isoform X2, giving the protein METDSWKGTRTVVVSGVPDVLPVSRMTDKLTIHFQSYRRSRGGDVEVVRYPTNMDGVAFVTFEKVEEAERVVRKEQQIMMDNEFPDDFLLTVFPFTKDVFLYVPSAMVDLSVFGRDQSSLIQSLRLAHRSLCFRPFHQQMKATIEGPFAAIQGLRQDLICRANQLKSTVSAQTAAAKLKEAPPNPGVISHQEVVGSVSCSGPKAKLGPAGSNCLSTPLQTTGEATEVQSLLSNAKTQNVSSRQKVSHESLAVGSFCNSDREEKRDRSNFEIPSEYRTDRTKANPRQMLKTGIRSLLLDQDLLVAEEMSAKQPGKDDISEKHHSLDRSSATKIRENHTGSCYSSTDNLKGSDQRSSAFTANILQTRLTNLSTSSKSDTEDTKVQPAVCPEDQEDTCVWVDTYTFRYIETFDKKTFDRCLRGLDVSVECEGSDLTRIVLTERQTSKTASRIQQASEDLRSLVEFWLSRLRVQQIDYAEEEQPEKQKLIQICEDVNLLYANVLYMLEDSCIRVIGPAVSSHLFCERVEDRIVNTKTF; this is encoded by the exons ATGGAGACCGACTCCTGGAAGGGAACTAGGACGGTGGTTGTGTCCGGTGTGCCCGACGTGTTACCCGTTAGCAGGATGACTGACAAGCTGACTATTCATTTCCAAAGCTACAGGAGGAGTCGTGGAGGAGACGTCGAGGTGGTCAGATACCCCACCAACATGGACGGAGTcgcttttgtcacttttgagaAAGTCGAAG AGGCAGAGAGGGTCGTGCGAAAGGAGCAACAGATCATGATGGACAACGAGTTTCCTGACGATTTCCTTCTTACAGTGTTTCCCTTCACTAAAGAT GTGTTTTTATACGTCCCCAGCGCTATGGTTGACCTCTCTGTATTCGGCAGAGATCAGTCGTCGCTGATTCAGAGTCTGCGTTTAGCTCACAGGTCGCTATGTTTCCGTCCTTTCCATCAGCAGATGAAAGCCACCATTGAAGGGCCTTTTGCTGCCATCCAAGGCCTGAGACAGGACCTCATCTGCAGGGCCAACCAGCTTAAATCCACAGTCTCAGCCCAAACTGCTGCCGCCAAACTAAAAGAAGCTCCTCCTAATCCGGGGGTAATATCTCATCAGGAGGTTGTCGGCTCTGTAAGCTGCAGCGGTCCTAAAGCTAAGCTGGGACCAGCAGGCTCAAACTGCTTATCTACGCCGCTGCAGACCACAGGTGAGGCGACTGAAGTCCAAAGCCTGCTCTCCAATGCAAAAACTCAAAATGTTTCTTCAAGGCAAAAGGTTTCCCATGAGAGTTTGGCTGTTGGGAGCTTTTGCAACAGTgatagagaggagaaaagagatcGGTCCAATTTCGAAATTCCCTCAGAATATAGGACGGATAGAACAAAGGCCAACCCCAGACAAATGCTAAAAACAGGCATTAGATCTTTATTATTAGACCAGGACCTGCTCGTAGCAGAGGAAATGTCAGCAAAACAGCCAGGCAAAGATGACATTTCAGAAAAACACCACAGCTTGGACAGGAGTTCAGCAACCAAGATCAGAGAGAATCACACAGGCTCCTGCTACAGCAGTACTGACAATCTGAAGGGATCAGATCAGAGGAGCTCAGCCTTCACCGCTAACATCCTCCAGACCAGGCTTACAAATCTCTCAACGTCCTCCAAGAGCGATACTGAGGACACAAAAGTGCAGCCGGCAGTCTGTCCGGAGGATCAGGAGGATACGTGCGTCTGGGTCGACACATACACATTCAGATACATTGAAACATTTGACAAGAAGACGTTTGACAGATGCTTGAGAGGTCTTGATGTGTCCGTTGAGTGTGAAGGTAGCGACCTCACGCGGATAGTGTTGACTGAGAGGCAAACCTCCAAGACCGCCTCTAGAATCCAGCAGGCGTCGGAGGACCTCAGGAGTTTGGTGGAGTTTTGGCTGTCGAGGTTAAGAGTCCAACAGATCGACTACgctgaggaggagcagcctgagAAACAGAAACTGATTCAAATCTGCGAAGATGTGAATTTGTTGTACGCTAACGTGCTGTACATGTTGGAGGATTCTTGTATAAGAGTCATCGGTCCCGCGGTATCGAGTCACCTGTTCTGTGAGAGGGTGGAGGATAGAATTGTAAACACAAAGACATTCTGA
- the LOC116674213 gene encoding R3H domain-containing protein 1 isoform X8, which translates to MRMSDTVDTETMKVSEAADTVPSPKDNATKSEITDQSQSSRDEHGSNNNRDVQDGFLLQPFEKEDRATQDQAEKEDCCDKVDKPEKTPRKMLSRDSSQDYTDSTGIDLHEFLVNTLKGNPRDRIMLLKLEQDILDFISNNESQKRKFPPMTSYHRMLLHRVAAYFGMDHNVDPSGKSVVINKTTNTRIPDQKFSEHIKDDRADDFQKRYILKRDNSSFDREDSTIRMRLKADKRSKSMEEREEEYQRARERIFAHDGDHFILDRSAQDEGACMSTQQRRQMFRLRAGRSGASRQSSSETETLPRHGEPRPWSSTDSSDSSNRLAPRPPITKASSFSGISPGLVRGDSTASSKSTGRLSKTGSESCSSVGSSSSSLSRPQLPLPVSAPSWSNIPGAPLIHIAADTRGSGHPEMIKSVPSQPPSATDATNFYVLPLEASGIPPGSVLVNPHTGKPFIHPDGSAVVYNPGSVAPAAGRNPQQGKAPQQPIPVPTQQQPTNHLHSQPICPPLQLSSEPVHNPTVSYPLPPSQFLPVCHNQQYTVPDALNAQFSHMTLAQQPPGNSGASASDARHYPTVYHHHPSQMVLQGAPQQQQQQVASYVVAGPSGGPPGVLQGQPVPTPGPNHTYPSSTPGPAAFSGSALNQQLLQQHTYIHQPVQQMSACYCSSAHHPHCSSQQQNYRPPVNLLSYNCPQSQNLPQQQVHQAMMPNPASSYQTIVGMQPTSNVALTGNQQSNMGNQMQGMMVQYPPMQSYQQVSVPQQTYQQPVFVSCQPGQGAVAVAGMQPCYSLLPPNQHTTMRYHLRLNNTDTLQMFQNSTVSFLPAQMMEQLQFPQTSSPCVSQQHPGQQYAGLLPPAHGSSMVMLQMTAPSCQQPRAPSPCQRKQPGHKHSGPEHQRSRRPAELPPPPDNTQSSLPLSPALTPLPGQPPSVKGLPSGISSIPVMAHHPHHHHHPPLPTAFCHSGQGEAHYSLLGQPLQYKPSIGPPLIHTAHMVAKHQGPLGVWRSGHGRKASRKSLSSDLSVGEAVSSQILDVTDPPEGFSCADSHHLLAELCKGSELIQRLSDHQPRLCNTTRDAPSGHLASSYSIFTVLPSRYAAPSTTLHHSSPQATFKLRTSTRHKGELCDSDKAES; encoded by the exons ATTCCAGCCAAGACTACACCGATTCAACTGGCATCGATCTCCATGAGTTCCTGGTCAACACGTTGAAGGGCAACCCCAG GGATCGAATCATGCTACTGAAGTTGGAACAGGACATCTTGGACTTCATCAGCAATAATGA AAGCCAAAAGAGAAAGTTCCCACCCATGACGTCCTACCACAGGATGCTGCTACATCGGGTGGCAGCCTACTTTGGCATGGACCACAATGTGGACCCCAGTGGAAAGTCCGTGGTGATTAACAAAACCACCAACACTAGAAT ACCCGATCAGAAATTCTCAGAGCACATCAAGGATGACAGGGCGGACGATTTTCAGAAACGCTACATTCTAAAACGAGACAACTCCAGCTTTGATCGGGAAGACAGCACG ATTCGAATGCGTTTGAAAGCTGACAAGAGGAGCAAATCgatggaggagagggaggaggagtacCAGCGAGCCAGAGAAAGGATATTTGCACATGAT GGAGATCACTTTATTCTTGATAGAAG TGCTCAGGATGAAGGCGCATGCATGAGCACCCAACAGAGGCGGCAAATGTTCAG GCTACGGGCCGGCCGGTCAGGCGCCAGCCGGCAGAGCAGCTCCGAGACAGAAACGCTGCCGCGGCACGGCGAGCCTCGGCCGTGGAGCAGCACCGACAGCTCGGACAGCTCCAACCGGCTCGCCCCGCGCCCCCCCATCACAAAGGCCAGCAGCTTCAGCGGCATTTCCCCCGGCCTGGTCCGAGGGGACAGCACAGCCAGCAGCAAGAGCACGGGGAGGCTCTCCAAAACAG GTTCAGAATCGTGCAGCAGCGTCGGCTCCTCGTCCAGCTCTCTATCCCGTCCCCAGCTGCCTCTTCCAGTTTCGGCCCCATCCTGGTCCAACATCCCCGGAGCGCCCTTAATCCACATAGCCGCTGACACTAGAGGCTCTGGGCACCCTGAGATGATCAAGAGCGTCCCGTCACAGCCACCATCAGCTACAGACGCAACAAACTTTTATGTGTTGCCGCTGGAAGCCTCAGGGATACCACCCGGCAGCGTTCTGGTCAACCCACACACAG GCAAGCCTTTCATACACCCCGATGGCAGCGCCGTCGTTTATAACCCGGGCTCTGTTGCCCCCGCTGCTGGTAGGAACCCCCAGCAGGGGAAAGCCCCACAGCAGCCAATCCCTGTCCCGACACAGCAGCAGCCAACCAATCACCTCCACTCTCAG CCGATCTGTCCTCCTCTCCAGCTGTCCTCTGAGCCTGTTCACAACCCAACGGTCTCgtatcctcttcctccttctcagTTCCTGCCCGTCTGTCATAACCAACAGTACACTGTG CCTGATGCCCTCAACGCCCAGTTCAGTCACATGACTCTGGCGCAGCAGCCGCCCGGCAACAGTGGGGCTTCAGCCTCGGACGCCCGCCACTATCCGACTGTATACCACCACCACCCCTCCCAGATGGTACTGCAGGGAGctccgcagcagcagcagcagcaggttgcTAGCTACGTGGTGGCAGGGCCATCAGGAGGACCCCCAGGGGTGCTGCAGGGTCAGCCTGTCCCAACCCCGGGCCCCAACCACACCTATCCCAGTTCCACCCCGGGCCCTGCTGCTTTTTCTGGATCCGCGCTGAACCAGCAGCTGCTCCAGCAACACACCTACATCCATCAGCCCGTCCAGCAG ATGTCCGCGTGTTACTGCTCTTCAGCCCACCACCCCCACTGCTCCAGCCAGCAGCAGAACTACCGGCCCCCTGTCAACCTGCTGTCCTATAACTGCCCCCAGAGCCAAAACCTGCCCCAGCAACAAG TGCACCAAGCCATGATGCCAAACCCAGCATCCAGCTACCAGACCATAGTGGGCATGCAGCCAACATCTAACGTCGCTCTCACTGGCAACCAGCAAAGCAATATGGGCAACCAGATGCAAGGCATGATGGTCCAGTACCCTCCAATGCAGTCTTATCAG caGGTCTCTGTGCCACAGCAGACGTACCAGCAGCCAGTGTTTGTGTCCTGTCAGCCAGGACAGGGGGCGGTGGCTGTTGCTGGCATGCAGCCCTGCTACAGCCTGCTCCCCCCTAACCAGCACACCACCATGAGGTACCATCTCAGGTTAAACAACACAGACACTCTGCAAATGTTCCAAAA TTCAACAGTGAGTTTCCTGCCTGCCCAGATGATGGAGCAGCTCCAGTTTCCTCAGACCTCGTCCCCCTGCGTCTCCCAGCAGCACCCAGGCCAGCAGTATGCAG GGTTGTTACCCCCAGCCCACGGCAGCAGCATGGTGATGTTGCAAATGACGGCGCCCTCCTGCCAGCAGCCCCGGGCCCCCTCCCCCTGCCAGCGGAAACAGCCCGGCCACAAACACTCGGGCCCCGAGCACCAGCGCAGCCGGCGGCCTGCTGAGCTCCCCCCACCTCCAGACAACACCCAG agCAGCCTGCCCTTGTCTCCGGCACTCACTCCCTTGCCAGGCCAGCCACCCAGCGTCAAGGGCCTCCCATCAGGCATCTCGTCCATCCCTGTCATGGCCCACCACccgcaccaccaccaccacccgcCGCTCCCTACAGCCTTCTGCCACAGTGGACAAG GTGAAGCACACTACTCTCTACTGGGCCAACCTCTGCAGTACAAACCCTCCATCGGACCTCCGCTGATCCACACTGCCCACATGGTGGCCAAACACCAg GGTCCACTGGGGGTTTGGCGTAGCGGTCATGGGAGGAAGGCCAGCAGAAAATCTCTGTCTTCAGATCTCAGTGTAGGTGAAGCAG tgaGCAGTCAGATCCTGGATGTGACAGATCCTCCAGAGGGGTTCAGCTGTGCAGACTCCCACCATCTCCTGGCAGAGCTCTGCAAAGGGAGCGAATTGATCCAGCGGCTGTCGGACCATCAGCCCCGGCTGTGCAACACAACCAGAGACGCTCCCAGCGGACACCTGGCCTCATCATACTCCATCTTTACCGTGCTACCCTCCCGATATGCTGCCCCGAGCACCACGCTTCACCACAGCAGCCCCCAGGCAacctttaaactcagaactAGTACCAGACACAAAGGGGAGCTGTGTGACTCGGACAAGGCCGAGTCATAG
- the LOC116674213 gene encoding R3H domain-containing protein 1 isoform X7 — protein sequence MRMSDTVDTETMKVSEAADTVPSPKDNATKSEITDQSQSSRDEHGSNNNRDVQPVKYSKDGFLLQPFEKEDRATQDQAEKEDCCDKVDKPEKTPRKMLSRDSSQDYTDSTGIDLHEFLVNTLKGNPRDRIMLLKLEQDILDFISNNESQKRKFPPMTSYHRMLLHRVAAYFGMDHNVDPSGKSVVINKTTNTRIPDQKFSEHIKDDRADDFQKRYILKRDNSSFDREDSTIRMRLKADKRSKSMEEREEEYQRARERIFAHDGDHFILDRSAQDEGACMSTQQRRQMFRLRAGRSGASRQSSSETETLPRHGEPRPWSSTDSSDSSNRLAPRPPITKASSFSGISPGLVRGDSTASSKSTGRLSKTGSESCSSVGSSSSSLSRPQLPLPVSAPSWSNIPGAPLIHIAADTRGSGHPEMIKSVPSQPPSATDATNFYVLPLEASGIPPGSVLVNPHTGKPFIHPDGSAVVYNPGSVAPAAGRNPQQGKAPQQPIPVPTQQQPTNHLHSQPICPPLQLSSEPVHNPTVSYPLPPSQFLPVCHNQQYTVPDALNAQFSHMTLAQQPPGNSGASASDARHYPTVYHHHPSQMVLQGAPQQQQQQVASYVVAGPSGGPPGVLQGQPVPTPGPNHTYPSSTPGPAAFSGSALNQQLLQQHTYIHQPVQQMSACYCSSAHHPHCSSQQQNYRPPVNLLSYNCPQSQNLPQQQVHQAMMPNPASSYQTIVGMQPTSNVALTGNQQSNMGNQMQGMMVQYPPMQSYQQVSVPQQTYQQPVFVSCQPGQGAVAVAGMQPCYSLLPPNQHTTMRYHLRLNNTDTLQMFQNSTVSFLPAQMMEQLQFPQTSSPCVSQQHPGQQYAGLLPPAHGSSMVMLQMTAPSCQQPRAPSPCQRKQPGHKHSGPEHQRSRRPAELPPPPDNTQSSLPLSPALTPLPGQPPSVKGLPSGISSIPVMAHHPHHHHHPPLPTAFCHSGQGEAHYSLLGQPLQYKPSIGPPLIHTAHMVAKHQGPLGVWRSGHGRKASRKSLSSDLSVGEAVSSQILDVTDPPEGFSCADSHHLLAELCKGSELIQRLSDHQPRLCNTTRDAPSGHLASSYSIFTVLPSRYAAPSTTLHHSSPQATFKLRTSTRHKGELCDSDKAES from the exons ATTCCAGCCAAGACTACACCGATTCAACTGGCATCGATCTCCATGAGTTCCTGGTCAACACGTTGAAGGGCAACCCCAG GGATCGAATCATGCTACTGAAGTTGGAACAGGACATCTTGGACTTCATCAGCAATAATGA AAGCCAAAAGAGAAAGTTCCCACCCATGACGTCCTACCACAGGATGCTGCTACATCGGGTGGCAGCCTACTTTGGCATGGACCACAATGTGGACCCCAGTGGAAAGTCCGTGGTGATTAACAAAACCACCAACACTAGAAT ACCCGATCAGAAATTCTCAGAGCACATCAAGGATGACAGGGCGGACGATTTTCAGAAACGCTACATTCTAAAACGAGACAACTCCAGCTTTGATCGGGAAGACAGCACG ATTCGAATGCGTTTGAAAGCTGACAAGAGGAGCAAATCgatggaggagagggaggaggagtacCAGCGAGCCAGAGAAAGGATATTTGCACATGAT GGAGATCACTTTATTCTTGATAGAAG TGCTCAGGATGAAGGCGCATGCATGAGCACCCAACAGAGGCGGCAAATGTTCAG GCTACGGGCCGGCCGGTCAGGCGCCAGCCGGCAGAGCAGCTCCGAGACAGAAACGCTGCCGCGGCACGGCGAGCCTCGGCCGTGGAGCAGCACCGACAGCTCGGACAGCTCCAACCGGCTCGCCCCGCGCCCCCCCATCACAAAGGCCAGCAGCTTCAGCGGCATTTCCCCCGGCCTGGTCCGAGGGGACAGCACAGCCAGCAGCAAGAGCACGGGGAGGCTCTCCAAAACAG GTTCAGAATCGTGCAGCAGCGTCGGCTCCTCGTCCAGCTCTCTATCCCGTCCCCAGCTGCCTCTTCCAGTTTCGGCCCCATCCTGGTCCAACATCCCCGGAGCGCCCTTAATCCACATAGCCGCTGACACTAGAGGCTCTGGGCACCCTGAGATGATCAAGAGCGTCCCGTCACAGCCACCATCAGCTACAGACGCAACAAACTTTTATGTGTTGCCGCTGGAAGCCTCAGGGATACCACCCGGCAGCGTTCTGGTCAACCCACACACAG GCAAGCCTTTCATACACCCCGATGGCAGCGCCGTCGTTTATAACCCGGGCTCTGTTGCCCCCGCTGCTGGTAGGAACCCCCAGCAGGGGAAAGCCCCACAGCAGCCAATCCCTGTCCCGACACAGCAGCAGCCAACCAATCACCTCCACTCTCAG CCGATCTGTCCTCCTCTCCAGCTGTCCTCTGAGCCTGTTCACAACCCAACGGTCTCgtatcctcttcctccttctcagTTCCTGCCCGTCTGTCATAACCAACAGTACACTGTG CCTGATGCCCTCAACGCCCAGTTCAGTCACATGACTCTGGCGCAGCAGCCGCCCGGCAACAGTGGGGCTTCAGCCTCGGACGCCCGCCACTATCCGACTGTATACCACCACCACCCCTCCCAGATGGTACTGCAGGGAGctccgcagcagcagcagcagcaggttgcTAGCTACGTGGTGGCAGGGCCATCAGGAGGACCCCCAGGGGTGCTGCAGGGTCAGCCTGTCCCAACCCCGGGCCCCAACCACACCTATCCCAGTTCCACCCCGGGCCCTGCTGCTTTTTCTGGATCCGCGCTGAACCAGCAGCTGCTCCAGCAACACACCTACATCCATCAGCCCGTCCAGCAG ATGTCCGCGTGTTACTGCTCTTCAGCCCACCACCCCCACTGCTCCAGCCAGCAGCAGAACTACCGGCCCCCTGTCAACCTGCTGTCCTATAACTGCCCCCAGAGCCAAAACCTGCCCCAGCAACAAG TGCACCAAGCCATGATGCCAAACCCAGCATCCAGCTACCAGACCATAGTGGGCATGCAGCCAACATCTAACGTCGCTCTCACTGGCAACCAGCAAAGCAATATGGGCAACCAGATGCAAGGCATGATGGTCCAGTACCCTCCAATGCAGTCTTATCAG caGGTCTCTGTGCCACAGCAGACGTACCAGCAGCCAGTGTTTGTGTCCTGTCAGCCAGGACAGGGGGCGGTGGCTGTTGCTGGCATGCAGCCCTGCTACAGCCTGCTCCCCCCTAACCAGCACACCACCATGAGGTACCATCTCAGGTTAAACAACACAGACACTCTGCAAATGTTCCAAAA TTCAACAGTGAGTTTCCTGCCTGCCCAGATGATGGAGCAGCTCCAGTTTCCTCAGACCTCGTCCCCCTGCGTCTCCCAGCAGCACCCAGGCCAGCAGTATGCAG GGTTGTTACCCCCAGCCCACGGCAGCAGCATGGTGATGTTGCAAATGACGGCGCCCTCCTGCCAGCAGCCCCGGGCCCCCTCCCCCTGCCAGCGGAAACAGCCCGGCCACAAACACTCGGGCCCCGAGCACCAGCGCAGCCGGCGGCCTGCTGAGCTCCCCCCACCTCCAGACAACACCCAG agCAGCCTGCCCTTGTCTCCGGCACTCACTCCCTTGCCAGGCCAGCCACCCAGCGTCAAGGGCCTCCCATCAGGCATCTCGTCCATCCCTGTCATGGCCCACCACccgcaccaccaccaccacccgcCGCTCCCTACAGCCTTCTGCCACAGTGGACAAG GTGAAGCACACTACTCTCTACTGGGCCAACCTCTGCAGTACAAACCCTCCATCGGACCTCCGCTGATCCACACTGCCCACATGGTGGCCAAACACCAg GGTCCACTGGGGGTTTGGCGTAGCGGTCATGGGAGGAAGGCCAGCAGAAAATCTCTGTCTTCAGATCTCAGTGTAGGTGAAGCAG tgaGCAGTCAGATCCTGGATGTGACAGATCCTCCAGAGGGGTTCAGCTGTGCAGACTCCCACCATCTCCTGGCAGAGCTCTGCAAAGGGAGCGAATTGATCCAGCGGCTGTCGGACCATCAGCCCCGGCTGTGCAACACAACCAGAGACGCTCCCAGCGGACACCTGGCCTCATCATACTCCATCTTTACCGTGCTACCCTCCCGATATGCTGCCCCGAGCACCACGCTTCACCACAGCAGCCCCCAGGCAacctttaaactcagaactAGTACCAGACACAAAGGGGAGCTGTGTGACTCGGACAAGGCCGAGTCATAG